A DNA window from Agarivorans sp. TSD2052 contains the following coding sequences:
- a CDS encoding type IV pilus twitching motility protein PilT codes for MDVTELLAFSVKHNASDLHLSAELPPMIRVDGEVRKINLPALEHKQVHSLIYDIMNDKQRKEYEENLEIDFSFEVPSIARFRVNAFQQNRGAAAVFRTIPSEVLTLDQLGAPAIFRTISEHPRGLVLVTGPTGSGKSTTLAAMIDYINEQRHEHILTIEDPIEFVHKNKNCLINQREVHRDTHSFNNALRSALREDPDIILVGELRDLETIRLALTAAETGHLVFGTLHTTSAAKTIDRVIDVFPAAEKDMVRSMLSESLRAVIAQTLLKKLGGGRVAAHEIMIGIPAIRNLIREDKVAQMYSVIQTGMAHGMQTLDQNLKELVNQGMVSYEDAKTKAADPNNF; via the coding sequence ATGGATGTTACCGAATTACTGGCCTTTAGTGTAAAACATAACGCGTCAGATCTACACCTATCAGCTGAATTACCGCCAATGATTCGAGTTGATGGTGAAGTTAGAAAAATAAACTTACCTGCGCTTGAACATAAACAAGTTCATAGTTTGATTTATGACATTATGAACGACAAACAGCGAAAAGAGTATGAAGAGAACTTAGAAATCGATTTCTCGTTTGAGGTTCCAAGTATTGCTCGCTTCAGGGTTAACGCCTTCCAACAGAACCGTGGTGCAGCAGCGGTATTCAGGACGATTCCTTCAGAAGTATTGACCTTGGATCAGTTGGGCGCGCCTGCGATCTTTCGCACAATATCTGAGCATCCTCGTGGCTTGGTATTGGTGACAGGGCCTACGGGTTCGGGTAAATCAACCACGCTAGCGGCAATGATCGATTACATTAACGAGCAGCGCCATGAGCATATTCTTACCATTGAAGACCCGATAGAATTTGTTCACAAAAACAAAAACTGCTTGATCAACCAACGGGAAGTTCACCGAGACACCCATAGCTTTAATAACGCATTGCGTTCGGCACTGCGTGAAGATCCCGATATTATTCTGGTGGGTGAATTACGTGACTTAGAAACCATTCGTTTAGCACTAACCGCAGCTGAAACGGGTCACTTAGTATTTGGCACCTTGCACACCACCTCAGCAGCTAAAACCATTGACCGTGTTATCGATGTATTTCCAGCGGCAGAAAAAGACATGGTTCGTTCTATGTTGTCAGAGTCATTACGCGCAGTAATCGCCCAAACTTTACTTAAAAAGCTTGGCGGTGGGCGAGTGGCCGCACATGAAATAATGATTGGTATTCCGGCTATTCGTAACTTAATCCGCGAAGATAAAGTGGCGCAAATGTACTCTGTCATTCAAACTGGTATGGCGCATGGTATGCAAACCCTTGATCAAAATCTTAAAGAGTTGGTAAACCAAGGCATGGTGTCTTATGAAGACGCTAAAACTAAAGCCGCTGATCCCAACAATTTTTAG
- a CDS encoding YggS family pyridoxal phosphate-dependent enzyme, which yields MSSITQALQFVNHEIQQALDKAHRPANAVALLAVSKTKPLSDIGLAYQAGQRLFGENYVQEGVDKIVESRQQDWLNDPIEWHFIGPLQSNKTRLVAENFAWLQTLDRAKIADRLNQQRPAGMPPLQVCLQVNVSQESTKSGLSLDQVDELAAHVAQQPNLCLRGLMAIPQQVENNQQLETQFAAMAKKFSQLQQQYASVDTLSMGMSGDMNTAINHGSTMVRVGSAIFGQRS from the coding sequence ATGAGCAGTATTACCCAAGCACTTCAATTTGTTAACCACGAAATTCAGCAAGCGTTAGATAAAGCACATCGTCCGGCTAATGCTGTTGCATTATTGGCCGTTAGTAAAACTAAACCTCTGTCAGATATTGGATTAGCTTATCAAGCTGGCCAGCGTTTATTTGGTGAAAACTATGTGCAAGAAGGTGTAGATAAAATTGTCGAAAGTCGTCAGCAAGACTGGCTAAATGACCCCATAGAATGGCACTTTATTGGCCCACTACAATCCAATAAAACACGTTTGGTTGCAGAGAATTTTGCTTGGTTACAAACCTTAGACCGTGCCAAGATAGCGGATCGTTTAAATCAACAACGACCAGCGGGTATGCCCCCGCTACAAGTATGCCTACAAGTTAATGTTAGCCAAGAGTCGACAAAATCAGGGCTTAGCCTCGACCAAGTTGACGAGCTCGCCGCGCACGTGGCGCAACAACCCAACCTTTGCTTACGAGGCTTAATGGCTATTCCGCAACAGGTAGAAAATAATCAACAGTTAGAGACGCAATTTGCCGCGATGGCTAAAAAGTTTTCTCAACTGCAACAGCAATATGCTAGTGTCGATACCCTTTCCATGGGCATGAGTGGCGACATGAATACCGCAATTAATCATGGCAGCACCATGGTACGAGTCGGTAGCGCTATATTTGGCCAACGTAGCTAA
- the proC gene encoding pyrroline-5-carboxylate reductase, translated as MTARIAFIGGGNMASSLIGGLIANGASASSITASDPNSEQQQKLQQQFGVNVTGDNSQAIEQSDLIVLAVKPQLMAVVCQAIAEQATDLSDKLFVSIAAGISVQRLKGLLGEQVSIVRTMPNTPALVGRGMTGLYAPSDVSAEQSQAAEQLMQAVGETCWVKQEDEINHIIAAAGSAPAYFFLFMEAMQQHAERLGFSPEQARMLVQQSALGSAELVAANPDLDLATLRANVTSKGGTTAEAIRVFEEQGLRTIVTNAMDAAIERGKEMESLF; from the coding sequence ATGACAGCTCGAATTGCGTTTATCGGTGGCGGCAACATGGCCAGCAGTTTAATTGGCGGCCTAATCGCTAACGGCGCAAGTGCTAGCAGTATTACCGCTAGCGATCCAAATTCTGAACAACAACAAAAACTACAACAGCAATTTGGTGTAAATGTCACTGGAGATAATAGTCAGGCTATTGAGCAAAGTGATCTCATTGTATTAGCCGTAAAGCCTCAGTTGATGGCTGTGGTATGCCAAGCCATCGCCGAGCAAGCTACAGACTTAAGTGACAAGTTATTCGTATCGATTGCTGCTGGCATTAGTGTACAGCGCTTAAAAGGTCTGCTCGGTGAACAGGTATCGATTGTGCGTACTATGCCAAATACCCCCGCGTTAGTGGGCCGAGGTATGACTGGTTTATATGCTCCAAGTGATGTTAGCGCTGAGCAAAGCCAGGCTGCTGAACAGTTGATGCAAGCCGTGGGTGAAACCTGCTGGGTAAAACAAGAAGATGAAATAAATCATATCATTGCAGCAGCAGGCAGCGCGCCGGCTTACTTTTTCTTGTTTATGGAAGCCATGCAGCAACACGCAGAGCGCTTAGGTTTTAGCCCCGAGCAAGCGCGGATGTTGGTGCAACAATCCGCTTTAGGCAGTGCCGAGCTCGTTGCAGCTAATCCAGACCTTGATTTAGCGACACTGCGGGCCAATGTTACTTCTAAGGGAGGAACAACTGCTGAAGCAATTCGAGTATTTGAAGAACAAGGTTTACGTACTATTGTGACTAACGCCATGGACGCCGCCATTGAACGCGGTAAAGAAATGGAAAGTTTATTTTAA
- a CDS encoding YggT family protein yields MQAFEFLIKTVFDLYLIVVLLRVWLQLARADFYNPLSQFVVKATNPLVVPLRRIIPGFAGVDWAAVVIALLVVAAKWAILMLMTGGIDVPTLAILAVVNMFKEAGMMVFWVLLLRAILSWVSQGRSPVEYVLGQLTEPMLAPIRKILPSLGGLDLSVLVLFIALNFLNILLSGWIPFWQML; encoded by the coding sequence ATGCAAGCGTTTGAATTTCTTATAAAAACAGTTTTTGACCTGTATTTAATAGTCGTATTGCTACGGGTTTGGTTACAATTAGCTCGCGCTGATTTTTACAACCCTCTTAGTCAGTTTGTAGTAAAAGCGACTAATCCTTTGGTGGTGCCATTACGCCGCATTATTCCTGGCTTTGCAGGTGTTGATTGGGCAGCGGTGGTGATTGCTTTATTGGTGGTGGCTGCAAAATGGGCAATATTAATGCTGATGACCGGCGGCATAGATGTACCCACCTTAGCTATTCTAGCAGTGGTAAATATGTTTAAAGAAGCTGGCATGATGGTATTTTGGGTACTCTTACTGCGGGCCATTCTTAGTTGGGTAAGCCAAGGGCGGAGCCCGGTTGAATATGTACTGGGTCAGTTAACCGAACCGATGTTGGCACCTATTAGAAAAATTCTACCTTCATTAGGCGGTCTCGACTTATCGGTATTGGTATTGTTTATTGCCCTTAATTTTTTAAATATATTATTAAGCGGCTGGATTCCATTTTGGCAGATGTTATAA
- the yggU gene encoding DUF167 family protein YggU: MPAVSQDGVNLLLQVYVQPKASRDSIIGLHGEALKIAITAPPIDGKANQHLIKYLAKQCKVAKSHVEIVRGELGRHKTVSITNPTTIPEIIAALL; the protein is encoded by the coding sequence ATGCCCGCGGTCAGTCAAGATGGCGTAAACCTGCTATTACAGGTTTACGTGCAACCTAAGGCTAGCCGTGACAGTATTATAGGCTTGCATGGCGAAGCGCTAAAAATCGCCATTACCGCGCCTCCTATTGACGGTAAAGCCAATCAACATTTAATTAAATATTTAGCCAAGCAATGTAAAGTGGCTAAATCACACGTCGAAATTGTTCGCGGTGAGCTTGGCCGTCACAAAACAGTGAGCATCACCAACCCAACGACAATACCAGAGATTATTGCGGCTTTGTTGTAA
- a CDS encoding DUF4426 domain-containing protein — protein sequence MSKFLLISLISSLMLFTLPSHAEQKAILGDYEVHYVAFNSTFIPAEVAKIYGLQRSRYNGLINISVLDSKSADKNAVAVKISGTARNLIGSQSELEFKEIREGESVYYIAQLRHSNEETFRFKIIIDDGKRQQTLEFQQKFYVD from the coding sequence ATGAGTAAGTTTTTGCTAATAAGCTTAATCTCTAGCTTGATGTTATTTACCCTACCCAGTCATGCAGAGCAAAAAGCCATTTTAGGTGATTATGAAGTGCATTATGTCGCTTTTAACTCTACCTTTATCCCTGCTGAAGTGGCCAAAATTTATGGTCTACAGCGTAGCCGTTATAACGGCTTGATTAATATTTCAGTGTTAGACAGCAAGTCAGCAGATAAAAACGCGGTTGCGGTAAAAATCTCCGGAACCGCACGTAACCTAATTGGTAGCCAAAGCGAGTTAGAATTTAAAGAAATTCGTGAAGGCGAGTCGGTTTACTACATCGCACAACTGCGCCATAGCAATGAAGAAACCTTTCGTTTTAAAATCATCATCGATGACGGTAAACGCCAACAAACACTCGAGTTTCAACAAAAGTTTTACGTTGATTAG
- the rdgB gene encoding RdgB/HAM1 family non-canonical purine NTP pyrophosphatase, with amino-acid sequence MQKVVLATGNPGKVAELSDLLKPLQKHIIAQSEFAIEDAEETGTTFVENAIIKARHAAKITGLAAIADDSGLAVDYLNGAPGLYSSRYAGSDASDHDNVLKLLDAMQDAHKEQRGAEFHCVLVYLRHADDPAPLICHGKWRGTITEQIHGAGGFGYDPVFWVEQHQATSAQITKMEKNALSHRGKALRQLLAQMETEIC; translated from the coding sequence ATGCAAAAAGTTGTACTCGCCACGGGTAACCCAGGCAAAGTAGCCGAATTGTCAGACCTACTTAAGCCTTTGCAAAAACACATCATCGCCCAAAGTGAATTTGCCATTGAGGATGCTGAAGAAACCGGTACAACCTTCGTTGAAAACGCCATTATTAAAGCGCGTCATGCCGCAAAAATTACCGGCTTAGCCGCCATAGCCGATGATTCTGGGTTGGCGGTCGATTACTTAAATGGTGCGCCAGGTTTGTATTCGTCACGCTATGCAGGTAGCGATGCCAGTGACCACGACAACGTGTTAAAGCTACTTGACGCCATGCAAGATGCTCACAAAGAGCAACGTGGTGCAGAGTTTCACTGCGTATTAGTGTATTTGCGCCATGCCGATGACCCCGCACCGCTGATTTGCCATGGCAAATGGCGTGGAACTATCACAGAACAAATCCACGGAGCCGGCGGTTTTGGTTACGATCCGGTGTTTTGGGTTGAACAACACCAAGCTACCTCCGCACAAATAACTAAAATGGAAAAAAATGCTCTCAGCCATCGCGGTAAGGCGCTGCGCCAGTTGCTTGCTCAGATGGAAACCGAGATATGCTAA
- the hemW gene encoding radical SAM family heme chaperone HemW, with protein sequence MLTLSPALSLYIHVPWCVQKCPYCDFNSHGLKQALPETAYIQALLADLDADLARFPAMNGRALHSIFIGGGTPSLLSADAIDDLLHGIKQRLTLGPLTEVTMEANPGTAEADRFAGYFQAGVNRLSIGVQSFQQQHLAKLGRIHNGDEAMRAFEFAQQAGFKRINLDLMHGLPNQSLEQAMQDLQQAFALGPSHLSWYQLTIEANTAFASRPPKLPNEDLLWDIYEQGHQQLQQAGFDQYEVSAYCRENDRSQHNLNYWRFGDYLGIGCGAHGKITDLTNQQLIRTEKVKHPKGYLEASRDFMFKQWSVDADDLAFEFFLNRLRLFEDIPKAEFIDLTGLGLTELEQSLSDAKQQGLLTDNLDHWQVTKKGRLFLNDLLNCFTD encoded by the coding sequence ATGCTAACGCTAAGCCCCGCGCTAAGCCTATATATTCATGTACCGTGGTGTGTACAAAAATGCCCTTATTGTGATTTTAATTCCCATGGCTTAAAACAAGCGCTTCCTGAAACGGCTTACATCCAAGCCTTACTGGCAGACTTAGACGCAGACTTAGCCCGTTTCCCAGCAATGAACGGGCGGGCATTACATAGTATTTTCATTGGCGGAGGCACGCCTAGCCTACTCTCTGCCGACGCCATTGATGACTTACTGCATGGTATCAAACAACGCTTAACGCTTGGCCCACTCACAGAAGTGACGATGGAAGCAAATCCCGGTACCGCAGAAGCAGACCGTTTCGCAGGCTATTTCCAGGCTGGAGTGAATCGCTTATCCATTGGGGTACAGAGCTTTCAGCAGCAACATTTAGCTAAGCTAGGTAGAATTCATAACGGTGATGAAGCGATGCGCGCCTTTGAGTTTGCTCAGCAGGCGGGTTTTAAGCGAATTAATCTCGATTTGATGCATGGACTTCCCAATCAAAGCCTTGAGCAAGCGATGCAAGACTTACAACAAGCTTTTGCTCTTGGGCCTAGCCATTTGTCTTGGTATCAGCTCACTATCGAAGCCAACACGGCCTTTGCCTCTCGCCCACCTAAACTGCCCAATGAAGACTTATTGTGGGATATTTATGAGCAAGGTCATCAGCAACTGCAACAGGCTGGCTTTGATCAGTATGAAGTGTCTGCTTATTGTCGTGAAAATGATCGTTCACAGCACAACCTTAATTATTGGCGTTTTGGCGACTACTTAGGTATTGGTTGTGGTGCTCACGGTAAAATTACTGACTTAACGAATCAGCAATTAATCAGAACTGAGAAGGTAAAACACCCAAAAGGTTACTTAGAAGCAAGCCGTGATTTTATGTTTAAACAGTGGTCTGTCGACGCTGATGATTTGGCTTTTGAATTCTTCTTAAATCGCTTACGCTTATTTGAGGACATTCCTAAGGCTGAGTTTATTGACTTAACGGGCTTAGGCTTGACTGAGCTTGAGCAATCACTAAGTGATGCTAAACAGCAGGGTCTACTAACTGACAATCTTGACCACTGGCAGGTTACAAAAAAAGGCCGTTTATTTCTAAACGACCTCCTTAATTGTTTTACGGATTAA
- the trmB gene encoding tRNA (guanosine(46)-N7)-methyltransferase TrmB — MSEQDQNSSPEASQEQVEDKRLRKIRSFVKREGRLTKRQENALTEFWPSLGLDYQKTNYSLEQVFGRDAKTVLEIGFGMGASLVEMAKNAPETNFIGIEVHRPGVGACMADAIDAEIKNLRVFEHDAVEILNDSIPDNSLDTVQLFFPDPWHKSRHHKRRIVQLEFVDVLRKKLKIGGVFHMATDWENYAEHMLEVMQAAPGYSNTSETNDYVPRPDWRPLTKFENRGHRLGHGVWDLIFARKA; from the coding sequence ATGAGCGAGCAAGACCAAAATTCATCTCCTGAGGCCTCTCAAGAGCAAGTCGAAGACAAACGACTTCGCAAAATTCGTAGCTTTGTAAAACGCGAAGGTCGCTTAACTAAGCGCCAAGAAAACGCGTTGACCGAGTTTTGGCCAAGCTTAGGCTTAGATTATCAAAAAACCAATTATTCGCTCGAGCAAGTGTTTGGCCGTGATGCTAAAACGGTATTAGAGATTGGTTTTGGTATGGGTGCATCTTTAGTCGAAATGGCAAAAAATGCCCCAGAGACTAATTTTATTGGGATTGAAGTTCACCGCCCAGGTGTGGGCGCTTGTATGGCCGATGCGATTGACGCAGAGATTAAAAACCTACGGGTATTTGAGCACGATGCGGTTGAAATTTTAAACGATAGCATTCCTGATAACAGTTTAGACACCGTGCAATTGTTCTTTCCTGACCCATGGCATAAATCTCGCCACCACAAGCGCCGTATTGTTCAGCTTGAGTTTGTTGACGTATTGCGCAAAAAACTAAAGATTGGTGGTGTATTCCATATGGCAACAGATTGGGAAAATTACGCAGAGCACATGCTTGAAGTAATGCAAGCAGCGCCAGGCTATAGCAATACTTCTGAAACGAACGACTATGTGCCACGCCCTGACTGGCGCCCACTGACTAAATTTGAAAACCGCGGCCATCGATTAGGCCACGGTGTATGGGATTTAATTTTCGCCCGTAAAGCGTAA
- a CDS encoding DUF1272 domain-containing protein, protein MLELRPCCEHCKTDLATNATNAMICAFECTFCVDCVEQVLHNVCPNCGSGFCSRPIRPKHDWVNGNNVENYPASSAMVFKPVNSASQQALIKRLAGILPEQR, encoded by the coding sequence ATGCTGGAATTACGCCCTTGTTGTGAGCACTGTAAAACAGACTTAGCTACCAATGCGACTAATGCGATGATCTGCGCTTTTGAATGTACTTTTTGCGTAGATTGTGTCGAGCAGGTATTACATAATGTTTGCCCTAATTGTGGCAGCGGCTTTTGTTCTCGGCCAATTCGGCCTAAGCACGATTGGGTAAATGGCAATAACGTGGAAAATTACCCAGCCAGCTCAGCGATGGTGTTTAAACCGGTCAACTCTGCAAGTCAGCAAGCCTTAATAAAGCGCTTGGCTGGCATCTTACCCGAGCAGCGTTAA
- a CDS encoding type II secretion system protein: MRINSWSQQAFTLIELVMVMIILAVLAVVVAPKFINLKTDSKTAILESLGGAMQEGLRLVYIQSALENKTTGNTEITYLGHPLPIYNGYPAVDGGDSFEELNQQVQAWLDIDSVALTTIIADNDAAPFFVDKSTALNRIYIFYSEDLADKSVFFNCHALYTNQENGSGPSVTIKTSDC; this comes from the coding sequence GTGAGAATTAATAGCTGGAGCCAGCAAGCTTTTACTCTCATTGAGCTGGTTATGGTGATGATTATTCTAGCCGTGTTGGCTGTGGTAGTTGCGCCCAAATTTATTAACTTAAAAACCGATAGTAAAACGGCCATTCTGGAATCCCTTGGGGGGGCAATGCAGGAAGGTTTAAGGCTGGTCTATATTCAGTCAGCCTTAGAAAACAAAACGACGGGCAATACTGAAATCACCTACCTTGGTCACCCTTTGCCGATATACAACGGTTACCCCGCGGTAGATGGTGGCGATAGTTTTGAAGAACTCAATCAACAGGTGCAAGCTTGGCTAGATATTGACTCAGTGGCGCTAACCACCATCATAGCAGATAACGATGCAGCCCCATTTTTTGTTGATAAATCTACCGCACTTAACCGTATCTACATTTTTTACTCTGAGGATTTAGCCGACAAAAGTGTTTTTTTTAATTGCCATGCGCTTTACACCAATCAAGAAAATGGCAGCGGCCCTTCGGTCACCATTAAAACCAGTGATTGTTAA
- a CDS encoding cupin domain-containing protein — translation MKSKPSSRVFHEQQFHDGDAPAYQGDGQSFKQAKNMASVVYQPAHLNPEAPNDMQGEGRLDGTWIYSEEPDKAEGILHSGIELVMDSSLEANASIGLHQHINTEEVYYLLSGELHITLVDGKEQQTERLQVGDSHCIHPGQSHFVKAGAKGARFIVVAAKANT, via the coding sequence ATGAAATCAAAACCCTCTTCACGAGTATTTCACGAACAGCAATTTCATGATGGTGACGCCCCCGCTTATCAAGGTGACGGGCAGAGTTTTAAGCAAGCTAAAAATATGGCCTCTGTGGTTTACCAACCAGCCCATTTAAACCCTGAGGCACCCAATGATATGCAAGGTGAAGGACGTTTAGATGGCACCTGGATATACAGTGAAGAGCCAGACAAAGCAGAAGGCATTTTACACAGCGGTATCGAGCTAGTCATGGATTCAAGTCTCGAGGCGAACGCCAGCATTGGTTTGCATCAGCATATTAACACCGAAGAAGTCTATTACTTACTGAGTGGCGAATTACACATCACCTTAGTCGATGGCAAAGAGCAGCAAACCGAGCGTTTGCAAGTTGGCGACTCCCATTGCATTCATCCAGGACAAAGCCATTTTGTAAAAGCGGGAGCTAAAGGCGCTCGCTTTATTGTGGTTGCAGCAAAAGCCAACACGTAG
- a CDS encoding Gfo/Idh/MocA family oxidoreductase translates to MWLQQKPTRRDKPVVANDNKYQINSAAIIGCNWGLVHLGALRNSNIDVSAIVDLDLSKAQHLAKQHNIAHACNDVQQIPTVDLVIVASPAVTHQALIQHFQHCAIICEKPLLGLSPSTSDYTWPERLWVNYAFSHLASARLVDRIVAEQSQPVHITLSSQVNLPLKFTLEQWFLETSSHPLSWLLHRFGQPKQTRKTSDGQHLSLQLECANNRIDIDFTLGGELGIFHQIEIAFGTEKLSVEGEYIPGRPWRFSPVMLNNKPQNQGEFSQADCWIEANQRSTAMMIEQFRGHLSKAEFVKLGGFDASKALWLEQALFSKPN, encoded by the coding sequence TTGTGGTTGCAGCAAAAGCCAACACGTAGAGATAAACCAGTGGTAGCAAATGATAACAAGTATCAGATTAACTCAGCGGCGATTATTGGCTGTAATTGGGGCTTGGTGCATTTAGGCGCTCTGCGTAACAGCAATATTGACGTCAGCGCCATTGTCGATTTAGATTTATCTAAAGCTCAACATCTAGCAAAGCAACACAACATAGCCCACGCCTGTAATGACGTTCAGCAAATCCCCACCGTGGATTTGGTGATTGTGGCAAGCCCTGCTGTGACTCACCAAGCCCTTATCCAACATTTTCAGCATTGCGCCATTATTTGCGAGAAGCCATTGCTGGGCTTGAGCCCTTCAACAAGCGATTATACTTGGCCAGAAAGACTTTGGGTGAACTACGCCTTTAGCCATCTTGCCAGCGCTAGATTAGTTGATCGCATTGTCGCTGAACAATCACAACCCGTTCATATAACACTAAGCTCGCAAGTTAATTTGCCGCTTAAATTCACCCTTGAGCAATGGTTTTTAGAAACCTCCAGCCACCCCTTATCTTGGTTATTACATCGCTTTGGCCAGCCAAAGCAAACGCGTAAAACCTCAGATGGGCAACACTTATCGCTGCAACTTGAATGTGCCAACAACCGCATAGATATCGATTTCACTTTGGGTGGAGAACTCGGTATTTTTCATCAAATAGAGATTGCTTTTGGCACTGAAAAACTCTCCGTAGAAGGCGAGTACATTCCTGGGCGACCTTGGCGATTCTCGCCTGTCATGTTAAATAATAAACCACAAAACCAAGGTGAGTTTAGTCAAGCTGATTGCTGGATTGAAGCAAACCAACGCTCTACCGCAATGATGATTGAGCAGTTTCGCGGCCATCTCAGCAAAGCCGAGTTTGTTAAGCTAGGTGGCTTCGATGCAAGCAAAGCGCTTTGGTTAGAGCAGGCCTTGTTCTCCAAACCCAATTAG
- a CDS encoding Lrp/AsnC family transcriptional regulator gives MKLDSKDKLILDLLQRDVSIPLNDIAERVGLSATPCWRRVQKLEQAGFIRHKVALLDRNKLNLGVTVFVSVRTSQHDQQWLDQFKQAILDIPEIIEAHRMSGSIDYLLQVVVPSINDYDKVYKKLIERLAFTDVSSAFSMEVMKSTTSLPTHYLS, from the coding sequence ATGAAACTCGATAGTAAAGACAAGTTGATACTCGATTTGCTGCAACGAGATGTGAGTATTCCGCTCAATGACATTGCCGAGCGGGTTGGGTTGTCTGCAACCCCTTGCTGGCGAAGGGTCCAAAAACTTGAGCAAGCCGGTTTTATTCGCCACAAAGTAGCGCTGTTAGATCGTAATAAACTTAACTTAGGTGTCACCGTGTTTGTTAGCGTTCGAACTTCACAGCATGATCAACAATGGCTTGATCAATTCAAACAAGCGATTCTAGACATTCCAGAGATCATTGAAGCCCATCGAATGAGCGGCAGTATCGATTACTTGCTGCAAGTGGTAGTGCCTAGCATTAATGATTACGACAAGGTTTACAAAAAGCTGATAGAACGTTTGGCTTTTACCGATGTCAGTTCGGCCTTTTCTATGGAGGTTATGAAATCTACCACCTCCCTACCTACCCATTATTTGAGCTAA
- the mutY gene encoding A/G-specific adenine glycosylase: protein MSNYIPAFSERVVDWYHRAGRKHLPWQQDKTPYKVWLSEIMLQQTQVATVIPYFERFMQRFPDVTSLAQADTDEVLHLWTGLGYYARARNLHKAAQTIANDYKGVFPESIEQVIALPGIGRSTAGAVLSLSLGQEHAILDGNVKRVLARHQAIAGWPGKKPVENQLWVLAEANTPKQQTTAYNQAMMDLGAMICTRSKPRCEDCPVAEDCQALKLQRQTDFPGKKPKKVLPEKPVQMLILHWGQQFLLYQRPMQGLWGGLYCFPEIELEDSITEWLSQRNMSADAIYELAPLRHTFSHYHLDIQASLIELSEAPTLQVMEGNQHLWYNMQQPSKVGLAAVTEKLLNIAAKAL from the coding sequence ATGAGCAACTATATTCCAGCCTTCTCTGAACGAGTGGTGGATTGGTACCATCGTGCAGGACGCAAACACCTGCCTTGGCAACAAGACAAAACCCCTTATAAGGTGTGGTTGTCTGAAATTATGCTGCAGCAAACTCAAGTCGCCACAGTGATCCCCTATTTTGAACGTTTCATGCAGCGCTTCCCTGACGTAACCAGCCTTGCACAAGCCGATACTGACGAAGTGCTGCACCTCTGGACGGGGTTGGGGTATTACGCACGTGCGCGTAATCTGCACAAAGCAGCACAAACCATTGCCAACGACTATAAGGGCGTATTTCCTGAAAGTATCGAGCAAGTCATTGCCCTACCCGGCATAGGCCGTTCTACCGCTGGCGCGGTGTTATCGCTATCGCTAGGTCAAGAACATGCCATTTTAGATGGTAACGTAAAGCGGGTATTAGCGCGCCACCAAGCCATTGCCGGTTGGCCAGGTAAAAAGCCCGTTGAAAATCAATTATGGGTGCTTGCCGAAGCGAATACTCCCAAGCAGCAAACCACCGCTTATAATCAAGCCATGATGGATTTAGGGGCAATGATATGCACTCGCAGTAAACCACGCTGTGAAGACTGTCCTGTCGCCGAAGATTGCCAAGCACTAAAGCTTCAGCGACAAACCGACTTCCCAGGGAAAAAACCTAAAAAAGTACTCCCTGAAAAACCTGTACAAATGCTAATTTTACACTGGGGTCAGCAATTTTTACTGTATCAACGCCCCATGCAAGGCCTATGGGGCGGCTTATACTGTTTTCCTGAAATAGAGCTAGAAGACAGTATCACTGAATGGTTAAGCCAGCGGAATATGTCCGCTGACGCTATTTATGAATTGGCTCCACTGCGCCACACTTTTAGTCATTACCATTTAGATATTCAAGCTTCTTTAATTGAGCTAAGCGAAGCGCCGACTTTACAAGTAATGGAAGGCAATCAACATCTTTGGTATAACATGCAACAACCGTCGAAAGTCGGCTTAGCCGCAGTTACCGAAAAACTGTTAAACATTGCCGCTAAAGCGCTTTAA